Proteins co-encoded in one Prunus persica cultivar Lovell chromosome G6, Prunus_persica_NCBIv2, whole genome shotgun sequence genomic window:
- the LOC109949830 gene encoding uncharacterized protein LOC109949830, with translation METGSHGSMRKVKNGGPKVLWAEQLRSMKNGFKRDHHHPSWQMAIQSHIDAAHALVQLANEDPSLLHGGLRSHGMKHSVKGIPSIKDSMGMSRGDSHSDVAGRKVNCLVKRQQADFGGSMKDDDAAAVLDFHLPAVPYPAGRKQKKMKMFKKLSSLVPKYMKSNVSEKDDNVNEPCQLLDSCGHDRLRMLMAKKRKRVAGSYSKRETVEVAAPVNLPLKRQGFKLPVPTVHTGISFSIVHLLTAIRRAMVVPHAEDDDVVYGNDQGVSNAEGTIRFYSLKDKGISDSVLTNSKSLPSLTLNKIVEHVRSTPMDPSILQTQEHLQDLLRGVLEIFSSKTAPLGARGWKPLTFYCKSSKCWKWIGPINVNSCNADEEYVSSKAWSLRHNVLVKLVDSFAIWYKSFQERFRQVGSLPAPPLILMQPTLDESEWFRDIMSRKNAISPNSEEVRAYFQREEALRYLVPDMAFSYTALDGRKSAVAPLTSCSGKPSYRNQDHFMLKADRPPHITNLCLVRDAASRLPGSIGTREDVSTLVRHSQYIVEDVSDEQFTRVISSALSQLQFEFDPCVEFDRH, from the coding sequence ATGGAAACTGGAAGTCACGGTTCAATGAGGAAAGTGAAAAATGGAGGACCCAAAGTCCTGTGGGCAGAGCAGTTGagaagtatgaaaaatgggttCAAAAGAGACCATCATCATCCATCTTGGCAAATGGCTATTCAGAGTCATATAGATGCCGCACATGCTTTGGTACAGTTGGCTAATGAAGATCCTAGTCTGCTTCATGGTGGGTTACGTTCACATGGAATGAAGCATAGTGTGAAAGGGATTCCAAGCATAAAGGATTCGATGGGGATGTCAAGGGGTGATAGTCATTCGGATGTGGCTGGGAGAAAGGTTAATTGTTTGGTAAAGCGTCAGCAAGCTGACTTTGGAGGTTCTATGAAGGATGATGATGCTGCTGCAGTCTTAGATTTTCATTTGCCAGCAGTGCCATATCCTGCAGGGAGAAAgcagaaaaagatgaaaatgtTTAAGAAACTATCTTCGCTCGTaccaaaatatatgaaaagtaaTGTCAGTGAGAAGGATGATAATGTGAATGAACCATGTCAGTTGTTGGATAGTTGTGGTCATGATAGACTACGCATGTTAATGGCAAAGAAACGGAAAAGGGTGGCAGGATCCTATTCAAAAAGAGAAACTGTGGAAGTTGCAGCACCAGTAAATTTACCCTTGAAAAGGCAGGGATTCAAATTGCCCGTTCCTACTGTTCATACCGGAATTTCATTCTCCATTGTGCATCTCCTTACTGCCATTCGAAGAGCAATGGTTGTTCCACAtgcagaagatgatgatgtggTGTATGGAAATGATCAAGGGGTTAGCAATGCTGAAGGGACAATTCGATTTTATTCTCTCAAAGATAAAGGCATTAGCGATTCTGTACTAACAAATTCCAAAAGTTTACCTTCTCTCACTCTTAACAAGATTGTTGAGCATGTTAGATCAACTCCAATGGATCCTTCTATTCTTCAAACCCAAGAGCACCTTCAAGATTTACTCAGAGGGGTTTTGGAGATATTTTCATCCAAAACAGCGCCTTTAGGAGCTAGAGGATGGAAGCCACTCACTTTCTATTGCAAGTCCAGTAAATGTTGGAAATGGATTGGTCCCATCAATGTTAACTCATGCAATGCTGATGAGGAATATGTATCTTCTAAAGCTTGGAGTCTTCGCCATAATGTGCTTGTGAAGTTGGTTGATTCCTTTGCTATTTGGTACAAGAGTTTTCAAGAGAGATTTCGTCAAGTTGGAAGCCTTCCTGCACCACCTTTGATTTTGATGCAACCAACACTAGATGAAAGCGAATGGTTCAGGGACATAATGTCTCGAAAGAATGCTATCAGTCCGAACTCTGAAGAAGTAAGAGCGTACTTTCAAAGGGAGGAAGCTTTGAGGTATTTAGTCCCAGATATGGCATTTTCTTACACAGCACTGGATGGTCGAAAGTCTGCAGTTGCTCCTCTAACTAGTTGCAGTGGTAAGCCATCATATAGAAACCAAGATCATTTTATGCTTAAAGCTGATCGACCACCTCATATCACCAATCTCTGTCTTGTGAGAGATGCAGCTTCTAGATTGCCTGGAAGTATTGGTACCAGGGAAGATGTTTCTACTCTCGTTCGGCACTCACAGTATATAGTGGAAGATGTCTCTGATGAACAATTTACCCGAGTTATTAGCTCTGCTCTGTCTCAGCtgcaatttgaatttgatccaTGCGTAGAATTTGACAGACACTGA